One window of the Etheostoma spectabile isolate EspeVRDwgs_2016 chromosome 16, UIUC_Espe_1.0, whole genome shotgun sequence genome contains the following:
- the parm1 gene encoding prostate androgen-regulated mucin-like protein 1 homolog, which produces MMRVSQQTLITCLLLCIAQTSSSSTPSTTDLPQTTTQNSMTTISSQPTTVKSTTPPAISNVNPTDTTPSTNDTATATTAYVTSVNSTSAAPSTNHTAAVTTAYVTSVNSTSAAPSTNHTAAVTTANVTSVNSTSAAPSTNHTAATPTSATTEKNNTPDTTTSVTQTSTMSASGGHESHALSSGSIAVIMCAFIVIVLLVFVGLYYYRIRHRSYGPLLENNERTNFGNFANPMYDP; this is translated from the exons ATGATGAGGGTCAGCCAGCAAACTCTGATAACAT GTCTGCTCTTGTGCATTGCACAAACATCATCTTCATCAACTCCCTCAACAACAGATCTCCCTCAAACAACTACACAGAACTCCATGACCACCATCAGCTCCCAGCCTACAACTGTGAAATCAACTACTCCACCTGCTATCAGCAATGTGAATCCCACCGATACAACTCCTTCCACCAACGATACAGCTACAGCAACAACTGCTTATGTCACCAGTGTCAATTCCACCAGTGCAGCTCCGTCCACCAATCATACGGCTGCAGTGACAACTGCTTATGTCACCAGTGTCAATTCCACCAGTGCAGCTCCGTCCACCAATCATACGGCAGCAGTGACAACTGCTAATGTTACCAGTGTCAATTCCACCAGCGCAGCTCCGTCCACCAATCACACGGCTGCCACCCCAACTTCAGCTACCACTGAGAAAAACAACACTCCAGACACGACAACTTCTGTAACACAAACCTCTACCATGTCCGCTTCAGGAGGACACGAGTCCCATGCTCTGAGCTCAG gAAGTATTGCAGTCATTATGTGTGCGTTCATCGTTATCGTCCTCCTAGTGTTTGTTGGGCTGTACTACTACAGGATCCG ACACAGATCCTACGGCCCTCTCCTGGAGAACAATGAACGCACCAATTTTGGAAACTTCGCCAACCCAATGTATGACCCTTGA